The Neurospora crassa OR74A linkage group I, whole genome shotgun sequence genome segment TCGGTTGTCaattaggtacctctaggtatcgATGACAGGCGGCAGCGCCAACAATGCCAAGAACTCCACTCCGCTCATCTTAACGCGCGTCCCCCACTGCCCCCATGCCGGCATCCCGCATCCGCTGTAAGTTCCCTGTCAGTACCGCTGAAAAGAAGGGACAGCCGATGACAGGTCTCGACAATTCTTCACTTTGTCGTTGGTAGGAAACTGAAGTAAACCTCTTTATTCACGGCAACGGCTACACGGGCAGTCCATGTCTTTTGGGGCTTGTTACCGCATATACACTACCTCAAGggcaaggtacctctatgttgTGCCAGTATAAATACCTATGTCCCTGTAATGACCGGCAAGAGCCGCCGTCAGCTGTACAGCGTGGGACATCGTCAACAGAATATGAACGTACATACAACAGGATGGCCCCGTCGGCAATGCGGCATTCCAGACATGAAGGATTGCATGTTTCTACCTGTTTACCTTCTCACTGGGCAGTGGGTGCACATGGCGACATATCTTGGCGACAGCGAGAACTGAAGGAGGTAACTAGAAAGTGAGAAATCATATAAAAGGATGCACATTGGGACAGCCAAGTTGGCGCAAGGGTTCACGGCGCAGCTACTATTTCCACTTGCCCAGCCTGCACGTAACCTCTGCGCGAATAACGAAGGTCGACATCCCGTTGCTGTCCACTGTTGAATAAGCGTTGTTCTCCTTGGCTATCGTCAGGATAGCGTGACAGCTTCTGACAGCTACACCTCTGCCGGGGGAAAAAAGGTTAGCGTGGTACAGCCAAGGCGCTAGAAGACTACAATTTactaggattattatatagagaaACCAGCTATTTATTGTAcagtaatactagtaatctATAGCAGCGCCTCCaatagatattactatttctaACCTTTTTAGTATCGAATAAGctaataaaagtaagaaATCCTCCggcacctcttgccaagacttctaaatagcctctcttagttccttttcttttaagGTCTAAAGATTATAATTTATCTCCAAGTAAGACTTTAGCCAATGCCACACATTCTCAATTGGATTGAAATCCGGAGAGTAAGTTGGAAATTTCACTTCAAGGAGTAGAATTTCTATTAGCTCGTACGTTCTTTGCGTTACTTTGGCTTTGTAACTCGGGGTATTGTCTTACTAATAGGCTGAAATATACTCCTCTCTATAAAAAGCTACTACTATCggaaagataaagaagatataCTTTTGAGTAAAAATTCCTCTAAATTCTTTTTCCTAAAAAAAGGTTagtcctttccttcctctaatAAAAGAGCCCTAGAATATCTATCTAATAAGTTTTCtctttagtaaagtaaaattagaagggtTTTCTCCGGCTCTTAAAGTAACCTATTGCTTCTATATTGGATTATTAGTTACCCAAATTTCGTTAGAGAAAAAAATATTTTCCTAATTTTCCGGCCGGGGGTGGAGACGGAGTATTTCTTAGTACTACTTTACCTTCatctctttattttttttaaaaagaaaaatcttTCTTAGGCGAACTCTCTATTGAAATCCGAAATTATTgagagtattaataagggttccttctttataaagatttagaggaggaggtaaaaAATGAGGAAGATTTTTCTAagaaataaatttctaagaatagtttattcttatctatttattaaattaatttttcttAGGAGTTCGGATCCCTTTAATGCGgggcttctttttttatagaataaccGGGCTATCGAGTGCTTTTTGTATTTACTGTATAGAAAATAAGgtaatttctaaaatttgGTTGAAAGTAAGATATTGATATTTCTGGAGGGTCCGGACTTCGATCCTCTAATCCCGGGTAAGATATTTCTTAGTCTTTTTTAGAGTAGAAGGGctaataaaagtagataGAGGTGTATTAAGcgtcggaggaggagatagaAGTTGAGATGTATTAGAAATAGTTGTATTGGAATGAGAAGGGTTAAGTAATTGGGTAATAGTAAGGCTTAGTATTGAGGATGGGATGAATGCAAAATGTAATGTAACGTTGGTGGATTGCATTGACTCCCGGTCTCTAGAAgtccctatttataaagccgatGTATTTTGCCACAGAAATAGCTAGAagtagtacctctacctcatTATTAGCTACCCGGCTTTGCCGGCTTTACCACCTCTAACCAATAAACTATTGCCACCTCCAGAAGTCACGAAATTTAACCTTTTTTCCCCCGGCAGAGGTGTACAACTGGACCTCcggtgtagtgtactgcgTAGACCCGAGCAACCTCCGGCTtcccgccaccaccgcttGGCCATGAAGCAGCCCACCCTAAATCCACTCATGCCAAGACCCTTGATATGGAGAGCCAAGTGGAAATGACGATCTCAGCTTGCTCTGGGTGGGACAAGGTTGACCAGGGATAGGGATGTACAATgacttcttcaacaaccgcCTTTCTCGGAATTCTCCATCTTTTTCTGTAGCCATAGCTCCTCCTTTCCGGATCCGAATCCGCCGTCTCTTGTCCTTGACCTGTCCCTTGAGACTCTTTTCGTCGCAACATGATGAAGAGTCGGGTCAGCGCCTGTGCCATTCTTCCGCCATGATTCTAAGCAATTTCCAGGCCCAACGGCCCCTGAGGGTTATCAGCATCCTAGCCGTGCTTGGCTgtctctggctctggctcatTACTTTCCACAACTCCAGCTTCACCAGCGGTGCTATAAGCTCCGAGGTGCCCCTCCACGGTGCCCCCAAGTCTGAGCCCCAACAACCAAAACCTATCAACAACGATGACCAGAATGTCGACCACTCCGTTCCCGCCGGTTCCGGTCCCGATGCTCCCACGGTCAATACGCCCCCGCCAGCTACGAACCAGCCCGCCGAGCATGAGAAACCACCGGTGAAAAAGACCTCTCGGGTGGCCAAGGTCACCGTCGCGGCTAACGCCCTCGACGTCGATGTCATCCATCGCGCAATGCAGACGCATGAGCGCCATAACCGCGAACATGGCTACGATCATTACATCGCCCAGAACCAGGCGGTCAGCAGCTTGATTGAGAACGACCGCGCCGGCCGGCCCAAGGGCGCATGGACCAAACCTGCCTATCTTCTCTCAATCATAGTCGCAGAACTAGagaagcccgaggaggagaggttgAAGTGGGTTTTGTAAGTATCCTTCCACGGGAGCCGTCATCTTGTCTGATCGACAGCGGTATATGGACAGAAACTGATGCTCCTTGTCAAATAATAGCTGGTTCGACGCCGACACGGTAGTCATGAACCCTTACACCCCTTTAGAACTCTTCCTCCCACCTGAGAATGCCAAGGGTCTCTCGAACGTCGACCTCATCATCTCATCCAACTGGGACGGCCTCAACTCGGGTGTCTTTGCCTTCCGCGTGAGCCCGTGGTctgcctccttcctctcggcCGTACTCGCCTACCCCATCTACAACTCGGAGCGCATGAAGACCGACCGGTTCCGCGACCAAAGCGCCTTCCAGTTCCTTCTTACCGACAAGGCCTCTCCTCTAGCGCAGACGCCCATGGCTGGCCGGGATCATTGGGTTGACGTGCCGATCCGCTGGTTCAACTCGCTGCCCGTGAACAATGCTTTCTTCAAAAACGGCACCTGGCTCTTCGGCAAGCCCATGGTGGAGGAGCAGTTTGACAAGGGAACAAACGAGGTCTACAACGACGGTCACGGCGGCAAGGTtcagaagtggaaggtgaTGCAGGGTGACATGATTGTGCACTTTGCGGGAACCTCGTACGTGCGCGACAGCTGGATGGGGCCCTGGGTCACACGTGCCGAGCAGGAGCTTCCTGAGTGGGCCAACAAGACGACCAAGGACGTCCTGAAGGTTGAAGTCGACAAGTTCTGGAACGAGCAAAACAAGAAGTTGACCAAGGAGAGGGCCGCGTCGGCGatcgaggaagaaaagaaaaagaaggaacaggaaaagaaggacaaggaagagaaggagcgcaaggagagggagaagaaagagagagaggctaagaaaaagaaggagaaggaggagcaggagcggaaggccaaggaggaggtccGCGTGGGTGGTCACTAAAGACGAGATGCCGCACCAAGCAAAGACGACATGTCTCGTTTTTCGTATAGTAGTCCATGTTGCATCTAATCTTGCATCTCTGGAATTTTTGCTATACTGGAAGTGGTCGTTGGATGTCCACACACATATTGGACACAGCTTTGCGCTTGGGCTTATCCCAATTGCCTGGCAACCTCACGGGATGATTTGTAACTCGTTTGTCTTTAACGGTACCCAAGTGAGTCTGATAGATTCTGGATAATGTTTAGTCTTGATCAGCTTCGATTTCTGGTCCTCAACCTGACAAAAGCCGAGAAAGCAACGCAAAAAAGTTTGCCATCAGAAGAGCTGTCGCATCAATGGCCTTCCTTGGCCTGGGGAAATGTGATCAAACAGGAAACATGGGTGACCTGGTATTGAAATTCGCATCGAGGGTCCATTGCCCTTCTCGAATGGCGGCTCGGTCTTCCAAATTTCTGGATTCGAGCTCTTGAGCAATCACCCCTGTCTAGGAACATGATCAGAATTGGGATGGACTTCATTTACATCATCTATTTTAATGATCGTGTCGAACAAAACGGATCGAATACTTCGTCTTGCCACGATACACCCAAGTTCTTTAATTAACAAGCCTCGAAAACCGTCATTGAGAATGACATGGACGACTTGTTTCATCTCGCTCATCGCTGTGCTGTTCAAGTTGACTGACCTGAAGTTCGTTCGATGTCCATTGGAGATTTCCCCACACATACTCAGAAACTGCCCAGCCCCTAATAAACACGAGCTCCAGGACCCCAATCACCATTGCCCCAAACCACCCAAACCCTCTGCAACCAGCTAGCACATGAATGCACCAGCAGCCATTCAGCACTTGGAGCGAGCTCGGTACCTGAAGGTACTCAATCCGAGGTCAAACAATGTTGACGGACTTTCTTTCCGCGCGGATGAAACGCTGCTTCGCTGGGTGCTGCGATTGCGCGCGTTCATCTGGAATTGAAACGGCAAGTGGTAGCAATAGCCGCTCTCCCCGCTGCAGCTTGTTGTGCCCTGCAattggggaggggaggaggctCGGGAAGGTGTGGTGAGTGAGGGTTACGCGTCACCGTGCCTATAAGCGGGTCAGCGGCATGCTGTGTGTACCCAAACCCTTGGCTTTCCATCGATGGACCTGAAACTTTTGTGAGGTGTAGTCTTCTCGTTGGGTGGTAAAATTGGGGGTTTTGTTGGAAAAGCTGTGGCCAAACACCGACACGGGCCTTTCTACATATGAAATGATGAGAGGCCCTTCTTGTATAACACCCCAGAGTTACGCTACCACCTCTAGGTTGGACGAGGCAGTTCCATGTAGGTGTATGCTGACGCAGTAAGTAGGTACCCTACAGTGcctacctagtgtagtgtagctgTGTACAGAGAAAGGGTCCAGCATAACGGCTGCTGGCGAACCCCTTACCCATATGGTCGTCCAACCCAAGCATTTTGAGCAGTGGCAGTTCATGCATTACAGTACGGTGCAGAGCAGGAGGTCGTGAGGGCATTCTGCAGGGTCATGTACAGGTATTTAGAGACCATCATGCTCTCTCGTGCTGCTATCACACCTTTGGAGGCAGAACCAATGGATTACCTCTCACCACTTCTTCTCTCTCGGGGGAGGTTGAACCATCATCGAAATGGTTGATCAGCACGCGAGCGGGAAACAGGGGAGGAAACAAGGGAGGAAACAAGGGAAGAAACAGGGGACATGCTCCAACCCAATTCCTCAATGAGCCTGGCTACCTGGTTGCCGGAATCAAACAATTATGATTACTGCGGTGCAATAGCATTCGATATCCAGCAGACCTCCACTCACCTAAGCCTTGGAGTGTTGGTCCACTCACCGGAATTCTGATGGGATGGCCCATGATGTCTGCCATGGCTAGCCAAGCCTCTCCTCGTAACAAGCCTAGACAGCATGGTCTTGGCCGTCCAAATCAAACGGCCACAGCAAGCGCTCAGTGAACCCGGAACAGCCGCTCTTCCACGTAATCCCCGCAGCTTTTCTGCTTGGTGGTGCTCGTTCCCGAAACCTCCTCCAACAAAATAAGCACAATTTATTCCATGGATCTTGGAGCCTTTCTTCGTTTTTGCTGCTGACCTCCTATTTCCGGCGGAACCCAGCGCATTTCctattccttctcctttcatTAACGATTTCACTCAGACCCTTTGAATCTTTCGTTGTAAACTCCGAGCCTCTCAACCTTGACGGCCACCAATTCGCTAGCGTGTCGTGGGGAAATCCGTCGTGTTCCTTGCGTGGGCTTCGGACTTTGGACAACCGTCTGATGTGAGGACGGTTCATCctgcagcaacaacaacagcaacaacaacgacaacacaTACACGGGAATTTTCCTGTCGTCTTGatctctttcttcccctACGCCACTCACTGAGCCATCAGGTTTCGCATTGGGTACCTCACTGTACTACCACTGCTGTTTCAGCCCTACACCCTGTGTTGGATTGGTCTTGTCGTTTGCGTACCATCCCACATTCACTCATACTCTGCTCCATTCACATTACATCATCACTTTAAATCATCACTCCGACACCAAAACACCCCGAAAGAGCTAGCATCCGTCTCAGAGCCTGTAACTCCGGTGCTGTCTGACACGGAGCCTTCCGAGTTTCATTACTCTTAGCATATTCTCACCACCAAACAAATCAACCAGTACCGAGCTGGTTAATATCACCATCAACGATGTCTAGCAGCCCGACTTTCAAAGACAAGGACGAGGATCTGGAGGCCCAGGTTCCTCTCAACCCACAGCCTTCCAATCCCACGGTCAGGACCGAACAAGAAGTCTCAGGCACGACAAAGCTACTATACTTGGCCGTCTACTTTCTATGTAATATTTCATTAACGATTTACAACAAGCTCATCTTGGGCAAGGTGAGTGCCGAGCAGCCTCCTGGTTTTGTCTTATACCAGTCCCCCAATTAATCTTTCACCTGTGTGTACAACATCAAGCtaaccatcatcaccagttCTCCTACCCATGGCTTCTCACGGCCCTCCACGCCGGCTCGGCGTCTATAGGCTGCtacatcctccttctccaaggcCGATTTACCCTCACGAAGCTCAGCCTCCAGCAAAAtatcgtcctcttcctcttctccatcctcttcaccGTCAACATCGCCACCTCCAACGTCTCTCTCGCCATGGTCTCCATCCCCTTCCACCAGATTATGCGATCGACCTGTCCCTTTTTCGCCGTGCTCATCTACCGCTTCCGGTACGGCCGCTCCTACCCGCGGGACACCTACCTCTCTCTGATCCCGCTCATCCTGGGCGTCGGTCTCGCCACTTATGGCGATTACTACTTCACCGCCGCGGGTTTCCTCCTCACTTTCCTGGGCGTCATCCTGGCCGTCGTCAAGACCGTCGCCACCAATCGGATCATGACCGGCGCCTTAGCTTTGTCGCCCCTCGAAACGCTGCTGCGCATGAGTCCCCTAGCTTGCGCGCAGGCGCTGGTCTGCGCTATTGCTAGCGGTGAGCTGGCTGGGTTTAAGGAGCAGAACCCCGAGGGCCCGTCGGGGGCGTTGATCCTCACGCTGGCGGGCAATGGGCTGTTGGCGTTTTGCCTGAATTATAGCTCGTTTTCGACGAACAAGGTGGCGGGCGCGGTGACGATGACGGTGTGCGGAAATATCAAGCAGTGTTTGACCATCTTGCTGGGTATTGTGTTGTTTGGTGTCAAGGTGGGATTCTTGAATGGTTTGGGTATGGTGATTGCATTGGCGGGCGCGGCGTGGTATAGTGTTGTTGAACTGAGGAGTAAGACGCAGAAAGGTGGGAGGTAAACGAGTTGGTTCGTGGGAATAGAAGGTTAGGTGCGGATTGTTGCATATAGAGTCTGGAAAGACGTAGTGTGTCTGTGGGAGATTTGTCCATACACAAAAACAAATCACAAGCGTATTTGTCGCTAGAAATTCATTTCCTTTTGTAGATCATTATCCGCGGGATTCTGCTCGTGCAACCTCGTAGCCAGCTTTCATAACTGCATTTGTCTCTGTTCGCTTCCCCAAACTCTTTCAGGGCCGCCACGCTGCCGCTTTCGGTGTTTACAAGCCCACTGGAAAACCCCAAGCAACGAAGCAACGGGATATAGAAGCGCCGCCAGATCCACCTCATTTGAAGACGAATCAACTCTCAGCAACCTCAATGACGCATTTTGATTTGGTGCCTTGTCGTAACATCGTGAGTTAGCAAGTGGGCTGGCCGCTGCCACGCGGGCCCATGTCATGTGGTAGCATCTCTATAGGTTGCAAAAGCGACGCTGTTTTCATAACGAGATCCAAGGCGCGATGACCGAGTGGCCTAAGGTGTTTGACTCGAACTACCCATTCGAGGCCTATCAAATCTCTTCGGAGGCGCAGGTTCAAATCCTGCTCGCGTCGCTCAAACCTCGTTTTTTGCAGCTTTTCACGATGTtttttggtgtttgtttACATCGCCCAAAGCGTTTCCAGACTTTTTGGCTGCTATTTAGGTATCTGGTTGTAAACAAAGATCCTGACGGTGAAAGAAAGAGCATGTGACGTAACGGGTCGTTGCCAATTCACGGAAGGGGCCCACGTCCGCAACTTCCTTCACTCGATCGCTCCTTCCAACAGGCTCAATTTCTCTCTTGTTGATTAATCTCATTAATGCCAGATTTCGAAAAGGATTCACTCCGGGCTGTGCATGATTAACTGTGACAATTacgctcatcatcatcatcatcatcgtctctAATAACTCCAGCTCGAGGCCTCGCTAATATGTCCCGTCATGCAAACCTGatcccccttcttcaccagcACCTCAAATATGCCATAATCCGTGTTCATCTTGGAGCTCGACATGGCATACTCCTCACCCGCGTAGATCGGCGCCGTAGCCCTATACGAGATCTCCTCCAAGACGGACCCCTCCACCCGGTGCACGTCTCGCCAGTAATCCAGCATGTTGATCAGGTTCAGCGGCCCATGCACAACCACGCCCGGATGGTTCTCGACGGCCCTCGTCCAGCTCTCGTTGTAGTGAATCATGTGCGCGTTGAAAGTGAGTGCCGAGAACCGGAACAGGGCGGCGGGCGACCACTTGAAGACCCGGTCCGGCAGGGCGTTGTCACCCATTATAACGTCTCGCACTTCTGACTTGCCTCCtcgcggtggtggaggaatCGGAGGCATTGAGGatgtggatgatgatgatgatattgCCGAAAGGTCGATTTCTTTCCGGAATATCCAAGATCTGTGTGATAATGATGAGAAAAGAATAAACAacactttttcttcttcttcttcttcttctcgcttTATTCTTGATTATGGCTTTTTGTTTGTGTGTCTAGACAAACTCGAACTCACCTTTGGTCGACCAGCGCCAAGCCTCTTTCACCCCAGAACTCTTTGTTCACCTCCACCAGAACCATCTCACTGCCGTCACGACTCTTCTTCGCCACGGCACTCAGGAGCTTTGTGTGTTCCTCAACCTGCTCCCCAACCCTCAGCTCGGTACCGTCTTCCCACCGCATCTGTCCTCCTGCCCACATGCGCCTCGTAAAGGGCGCGGGTGCGTTGAACGTGCGGTCTGTGCCATCGGCGCCAAGATCCTCCTCCAGTTCTGATGGCGTAAAGTATACCAGATGGTATCCCGGCGGCACTGGTGTTCCCGCTGGGGGACAGCCGAGCGTGAGGTCCAGCTGGGGGCCTAGGCCATACCTTCGGCCCAGCGTGAGGCACAACTTTTGTAGCTGATTGCCGTCTAGAGTCTGTTTTCGCACGATGGTCTTGTCCTGGAAAGTCTGTAGCATCTGACTTGCTGCTTCGCTGGCGgtgatgctgctggtggtgctgagaGACCTCGGCCTGGACATAGCGCGGAGATTGAGTGGTGGCCGGGTTTGCCGGCCCAGAGCTGATCGTAGAACGGTCATGTTTGCACACAAGATATATTGGGATAGTGGGTAAAGGAGGTGGGTGATTATATGTTGAATTGGTTATCTGAGTGACACAATGATTTCTGGACAAATTGCTGTTCACAGGAGAAAATGACTTGGAGATTTGGCCAGATAAGTATCACTTCGAAACTGTGCCGTTGATCAAGCTCGACGCACCACGACGCAATCACCGCCTGCTGTGATGGAGAAGGTTTACCCCGCATTTTGCGTTTCTTGGGGTAGGAAACCGGCTGTCATTACCCCTTGTGCCCCTGAATCATCCCTCAGCTCCAACGTTGCAATCCTTGGATGTGATCACCTGATATGGCTCCATCGCACTAGTTATCGACTCACGCCTGCCTTCCATGAATTGGTAGCtccaaagaagaagcggtGGATTGGCTGAAACCGTTCGCCTCGTTCTCGTTTCATGCTTTTTGACCTTTTGTTTGAGCCTCAACAATGCCGACCTTCATCAAAAGTGCGGCGCGCTCCGCCCGCTGGCTCCCGCGCATAACGCCACGATCGACAGCGAGTGGACACAATGCCTTTTCGACTTCAGCACATCGCCAATTAATGGCCATGGCTGGGTTTACAGAATCCCAGCTCATGGTACGAGATGCTGTGACGAAAATATGCTCCAATTTCCCAAATACATATTGGCAGCAACATGACCAGATGGAGGAGTATCCCAAGCAGTTCCACGCTGCTCTCGCGCAAGACGGATGGCTCGGTATTGCCCTACCAGAGGCGCTCGGAGGAGCCGGACTTGGTATTTCCGAAGCGACCATGATGATGCAGACAATTGCCGAGTCAGGGGCAGGTATGGCGGGCGCGCAGTCCATTCATGCCAACGTCTATGCCACCCAACCGCTCGCAAAGTTCGGAACGCCGGAACAACTTGAAGAGACCATTCCGAACATCATCTCAGGAAAGCTCCGCGTCTGCTTTGGGGTGACCGAGCCTAACGCCGGTCTTGACACGCTGCGCCTAGAGACACTCGCCAAGAAGCAAGATGATGGTTCATACTCGGTATCGGGACAAAAGATCTGGATAACGTGTGCCCAGGTGGCGGACAAGATGCTGCTTCTGGCGCGAACCACGGCGCTTGATGAGGTGAAGAAGCCGAGTGAGGGACTGTCTCTGTTCTGCATCGATCTGAACAGAGGAGACCACCGGTTGAAAGTGAGcaagatcaagaagatggGCGGACGCGCTGTTGATGCCAATGAAGTCTTTTTCGAGAACTACCCGATCCCTGGCGAATCTCTCATCGGAAAGGAGGGGCAAGGATTTAAGATCATTCTTCACGGCATGAACGCAGAACGTTGTCTTCTCGCGGGCGAGGCACTTGGACTAGGATACGCGGCGCTGGGCAAGGCGGCTGCGTATGCTCGAGAGCGCGTGGTTTTCCAGCGACCGATTGGGCAGAACCAAGGCATCGCTCACCCTTTGGCGGATGTGTATATGAGGCTCGAGGCGGCGAAGCATGCGACATACCATGCCGCCAGGTTGTACGATGCGAGCAAGACAGATGGCTCCATTCGACAGGAGGAAGTCGGAGTGGCTTGCAATAGCGCCAAATATTTGGCGGCGGAGGCAGCCTTTGCGGCCTGCGAAAGAGCCGTACTAACCCACGGCGGGATGGGATACGCTGTCGAATACGATGTCGAGCGATACTTTAGGGAGTGTTTGGTACCCAGAATCGCTCCGGTCAGCCGGGAGATGATTCTCAACTACATCTCCGAGAAGGTACTCGACTTGCCGAGAAGTTACTAATTGAGATACCCTCTTGAGACAGTGGACTGCAATGCATCCAGAAGCTTTCAAGTCACCCCCGCTGTTTATTACACTCGCCGCGATCGAATCGTCCGGACGGCGGTTGATGCCTTTGACCAAACCAACTAAGCATCTGATGTCGTGACTTGTGAGCTGTCAATACAAGAGAAAGCAAAAGCAAGTCGGGGGTGTTAAGTTGAATGTAAGTGAGTCAATGACCGATAAATCGCACCTTCCTTTGCCAACTGTCGTCTTCTATCGCTCAAGCCCCCCGCTTTCTTTGATCATCTGCAGGCATTAAACGCACAATATTTGATAAGAAAGGAACCTACAGTACGCTTGATCAATCGAACTCCTTTCCTATTACTTCAATTTGTGACCCAGTCCAACCAGTTGAGCCTCATCTGAACAAATCCAGCGACACGGATCAGCTCCTACCATAATTAAGTCATATCAAGCCCCAAACAAGTCATGGATGGATACTTGGATCCCGCCATATTTGGGTCTGCTCCGGGTCGACTGTTAGAGATTCCACTAAAGCCCAAACCACTTGAGCAAGTATATGGGCTCAACATCGATTCGGTCACAGAGTACACTCTGATCAACCACGATGCCGGCCACGACAAGTCGGCACGATCCAAAACTATCAATAATGACTGTACCCACCCCAGAGCAGTGAGGTTCAGTTGGCACAGCCAGACCAGCGAGACAATGATGAAACTGAAGGTCCCTCGAGATTCTATCCCTTGCTTGTTTCATTGGAAGCCGTCTGGTGAGGTAGCCGCAACCAAGGACCAGAACCGCATAGGCGTGGATAAGGTATCTGACCATGACACAAACGACACCCTTCTGCTGACCCAGATATGGAAGGTCGAGAATACACTCCAGTTTACAAGGAAAAGTGACACATATAGCCTGAAACGGAGGAAACACGGGTACAAATTAACCATGCGCAGTCGCAGACTCAACGAGCTAAGAACTTGGAAGAAGGCCCTCGAGGGAAGGCAACGTCTGCGACGCAAAGGGCGTTCAAAAGCAG includes the following:
- a CDS encoding Drp1p; amino-acid sequence: MSSSPTFKDKDEDLEAQVPLNPQPSNPTVRTEQEVSGTTKLLYLAVYFLCNISLTIYNKLILGKFSYPWLLTALHAGSASIGCYILLLQGRFTLTKLSLQQNIVLFLFSILFTVNIATSNVSLAMVSIPFHQIMRSTCPFFAVLIYRFRYGRSYPRDTYLSLIPLILGVGLATYGDYYFTAAGFLLTFLGVILAVVKTVATNRIMTGALALSPLETLLRMSPLACAQALVCAIASGELAGFKEQNPEGPSGALILTLAGNGLLAFCLNYSSFSTNKVAGAVTMTVCGNIKQCLTILLGIVLFGVKVGFLNGLGMVIALAGAAWYSVVELRSKTQKGGR
- a CDS encoding acyl-CoA dehydrogenase, which encodes MPTFIKSAARSARWLPRITPRSTASGHNAFSTSAHRQLMAMAGFTESQLMVRDAVTKICSNFPNTYWQQHDQMEEYPKQFHAALAQDGWLGIALPEALGGAGLGISEATMMMQTIAESGAGMAGAQSIHANVYATQPLAKFGTPEQLEETIPNIISGKLRVCFGVTEPNAGLDTLRLETLAKKQDDGSYSVSGQKIWITCAQVADKMLLLARTTALDEVKKPSEGLSLFCIDLNRGDHRLKVSKIKKMGGRAVDANEVFFENYPIPGESLIGKEGQGFKIILHGMNAERCLLAGEALGLGYAALGKAAAYARERVVFQRPIGQNQGIAHPLADVYMRLEAAKHATYHAARLYDASKTDGSIRQEEVGVACNSAKYLAAEAAFAACERAVLTHGGMGYAVEYDVERYFRECLVPRIAPVSREMILNYISEKVLDLPRSY